A genomic region of Anas acuta chromosome 25, bAnaAcu1.1, whole genome shotgun sequence contains the following coding sequences:
- the LOC137844380 gene encoding feather keratin Cos2-3-like isoform X3, which translates to MPLDMGQLRPTIKASPAPCSLIHFSGLLLVGNQVSVNLLPPDMSCYDQCRPCQPCGPTPLASSCNEPCVRQCQNSTIVIEPSPVVVTLPGPILSSFPQNTVVGSSTSAAVGSILSCDGVPINSGCCDLSCITSRYCGSRCRPC; encoded by the exons ATGCCTCTGGACATGGGGCAGCTAAGGCCCACTATAAAAGCCAGCCCAGCTCCGTGCTCTCTCATCCACTTCTCTGGCCTTCTTCTTGTTGGGAACCAGGTGAGT GTGAACCTCCTGCCCCCAGACATGTCCTGCTATGACCAGTGCCGGCCATGCCAGCCCTGTGGCCCAACGCcgctggccagcagctgcaacgagccctgCGTCAGGCAGTGCCAGAACTCCACCATTGTCATTGAGCCCTCTCCCGTGGTGGTGACCCTGcctggccccatcctcagctccttcccgcaGAACACCGTTGTGGGAtcctccacctctgctgccgttggcagcatcctcagctgtgACGGTGTCCCCATCAACTCCGGGTGCTGTGACCTCTCCTGCATTACCAGCCGCTACTGTGGCAGCAGGTGCCGCCCCTGCTAA
- the LOC137844380 gene encoding feather keratin Cos2-3-like isoform X2, translating to MSCYDQCRPCQPCGPTPLASSCNEPCVRQCQNSTIVIEPSPVVVTLPGPILSSFPQNTVVGSSTSAAVGSILSCDGVPINSGCCDLSCITSRYCGSRCRPC from the coding sequence ATGTCCTGCTATGACCAGTGCCGGCCATGCCAGCCCTGTGGCCCAACGCcgctggccagcagctgcaacgagccctgCGTCAGGCAGTGCCAGAACTCCACCATTGTCATTGAGCCCTCTCCCGTGGTGGTGACCCTGcctggccccatcctcagctccttcccgcaGAACACCGTTGTGGGAtcctccacctctgctgccgttggcagcatcctcagctgtgACGGTGTCCCCATCAACTCCGGGTGCTGTGACCTCTCCTGCATTACCAGCCGCTACTGTGGCAGCAGGTGCCGCCCCTGCTAA